A DNA window from Arachis duranensis cultivar V14167 chromosome 3, aradu.V14167.gnm2.J7QH, whole genome shotgun sequence contains the following coding sequences:
- the LOC107480152 gene encoding probable glycosyltransferase At5g03795 — MFLSSRVFHSPEAFKLDYEKMEKELRVFVYPDGDPETYFHTPRKLTGKYSSEGYFFKNIKESHFFTADSLQAHLFSIPISCHKMRGKLNGYVLCQEYATGDFAQI, encoded by the exons ATGTTTCTTTCTTCTAGAGTGTTCCACTCGCCGGAGGCATTCAAGTTAGACTACGAGAAGATGGAGAAGGAGTTGAGGGTGTTTGTGTACCCTGACGGTGATCCTGAGACCTATTTCCACACGCCGAGGAAGCTCACCGGGAAATATTCCAGCGAAGGTTATTTCTTCAAGAACATCAAAGAAAGCCATTTCTTCACTGCCGATTCTCTTCAAGCTCACCTCTTCTCCATTCCTATTTCTTGCCACAAAATGCGAGGCAAG TTAAATGGATATGTACTATGCCAAGAATATGCCACTGGAGATTTTGCCCAG
- the LOC107480153 gene encoding uncharacterized protein LOC107480153, giving the protein MGSAIIRRSITRYLNHPSLLSSSSSSSSWCLSQQQHARVSNPLSSFLHTKTSGGGAALPSYMRGAVYWEPNKPLTIEEFNMPRPKAGELLIKTKACGVCHSDLHVLKGEIPFSSPCVVGHEITGEVVEHGPLSDPKIIERLPLGSRVVGSFIMPCGNCSYCSKGHDDLCEDFFAYNRAKGTLYDGETRLFLRGSGKPVFMYSMGGLAEYCVVPANALCVLPKALPYSESAILGCAVFTAYGAMAHAAEVRPGDSVAVIGTGGVGSSCLQIARAFGASDIIAVDVQDEKLQKAKTFGATHTINSTKEDPIQKIIEITGGKGVDVAVEALGKPQTFAQCTQSVKDGGKAVMIGLAQAGSVGEMDINRLVRRKIQIIGSYGGRARQDLPKLMRLAESGIFNLEHAVSRRYTFEEAAKAFQDLNQGNIVGRAVIDIN; this is encoded by the exons ATGGGTTCTGCCATAATTCGCAGGAGCATCACCCGCTACCTCAACCacccttctcttctttcttcttcttcttcttcttcttcttggtgTTTGAGTCAGCAACAACATGCGCGTGTTTCAAACCCCCTTTCATCATTTCTTCACACCAAAACCAGCGGTGGCGGTGCAGCACTTCCTTCTTACATGCGAGGAGCTGTGTATTGGGAACCCAACAAGCCTCTCACCATTGAAGAGTTCAACATGCCTCGACCCAAGGCCGGGGAGCTTCTCATCAAAACCAAGG CTTGTGGAGTTTGCCACTCtgatttgcatgttttgaaAGGTGAAATCCCTTTCTCAAGTCCATGTGTTGTGGGTCATGAGATCACTGGTGAAGTTGTTGAACATGGACCTCTCTCTGACCCCAAAATTATTGAAAG GCTTCCACTTGGATCTCGAGTTGTTGGGTCCTTCATCATGCCTTGTGGCAACTGCTCCTATTGTTCAAAG GGCCATGATGATCTATGTGAAGATTTCTTTGCTTATAATCGTGCAAAAGGAACACTATATGATGGTGAAACTCGATTATTTCTTAGAGGCAGTG GAAAACCAGTATTTATGTATAGTATGGGAGGGCTTGCAGAGTACTGTGTTGTGCCAGCAAATGCTTTGTGTGTATTACCGAAAGCATTGCCATATAGCGAATCTGCAATTCTAGGATGTGCTGTTTTTACTGCTTACGGTGCTATGGCTCATGCGGCTGAGGTGCGTCCTGGTGATTCTGTTGCTGTTATTGGAACTGGGGGTGTTGGTTCTAG TTGTTTGCAGATAGCTAGAGCATTCGGTGCCTCAGATATAATTGCTGTGGATGTTCAGGATGAAAAGCTACAAAAAGCAAAGACATTTGGTGCTACTCATACTATAAATTCCACAAAGGAAGATCCCATCCAAAAGATCATT GAAATTACTGGTGGGAAGGGTGTTGATGTTGCTGTGGAAGCCTTGGGAAAACCTCAGACATTTGCCCAGTGCACACAGAGCGTGAAGGACGGAGGAAAAGCCGTGATGATTGGACTGGCACAAGCTGGTTCTGTGGGTGAGATGGATATAAACCGGCTTGTTCGTAGAAAG ATACAAATTATAGGGTCGTATGGAGGGAGAGCCAGGCAAGATCTTCCAAAGTTAATGAGATTAGCAGAATCAGGAATATTCAATCTTGAGCATGCTGTTTCTAGAAGATACACCTTTGAGGAGGCAGCCAAAGCATTCCAAGATCTCAACCAAGGAAACATTGTTGGTAGAGCTGTCATAGATATAAACTAG
- the LOC107480154 gene encoding uncharacterized protein LOC107480154 produces MPLLRRKPFSLADPPKDLKPDEHVYQIRFTKEIFRDYNDYLNRINLYRQRIWMCKVTGKTNLTYEEALVSEKSASEKVQQFPKELRASVLRIIQYSMLPLKDLADFIAEKLEGRFFVGAELHGKKDNELYPCRILKVIPKGVDKFYYEVAWLDKDKNIGEKEEVNAKDLVLKKPLFSRNMLKSFIRESTYRNAPWVLHEEVAKNHGISTDIPEELRGRVCFKNGLLTCSKKRKTEESLAETENCKRKKLDGAEFDGSTEEQQENGQHKVERIKYPIDDLLVKPSPHDPVLANRPSPSRDFNVPMNCVGNLLMVWDFCTTFGKVLHLLPYSLEDFENAICHKDSNIVLLVESHAALFRVLIQDDSEYTEAVKNRRTKSKITMVNWTEYLCHFLEMINVPELRQCEATIKRGHYGLVDINAKLEILYELVNRVIETTIFREKLGEIIEQRHVLGVSRREEVLEDARKRKKEKETLKAEIESNEVVNGHHLNSENVSSNSDDDIQNGHIGKKRNGERESSSEDNTIGSLIKHSNPAPKNMPTNPAPKNMPKSKKPNSEPKQPTENGKELPKQFKSDKDSPEKNSKEQRKEYFEREMEKRPIRRSPLGKDRNYNRYWWFRRDGRIFVENSDSKEWGYYSSKEELDAFMGSLNCKGERERALRNQLEKYYSRVCSELQKRSKDLMHRIAADESVLRRSTRVRAPPRQNPAHAFLNYVNKWKVD; encoded by the exons ATGCCTCTTCTGAGGAGAAAGCCTTTTTCCTTGGCTGATCCACCTAAGGACTTGAAGCCAGATGAGCATGTTTATCAAATTCGATTTACAAAGGAAATATTTCGAGATTATAA CGATTATTTGAACCGTATAAATCTATATCGCCAGAGGATTTGGATGTGTAAAGTAACTGGAAAAACCAACTTGACTTATGAAGAGGCTTTGGTGTCAGAAAAAAGTGCCTCTGAGAAAGTTCAACAGTTTCCAAAAGAATTAAGGGCTTCTGTGTTAAGGATTATTCAGTACA GTATGCTCCCTTTGAAGGATCTTGCTGATTTCATTGCTGAAAAATTGGAAGGACGTTTTTTTGTGGGTGCTGAACTCCATGGGAAGAAGGACAATGAGTTATACCCCTGCAGAATATTAAAAGTCATCCCGAAAGGAGTTGACAAATTTTATTATGAGGTAGCTTGGCTTGACAAAGACAAGAATATaggtgaaaaagaagaagtcaaTGCAAAAGATTTGGTACTAAAGAAACCATTATTCAGCAGAAATATGTTGAAGTCTTTTATCCGGGAATCGACATATAGGAATGCTCCTTGGGTTTTACATGAAGAAGTGGCAAAAAATCATGGAATCTCAACTGACATACCCGAGGAGTTAAGAGGAAGAGTTTGCTTCAAGAATGGACTTCTAACCTgctccaagaaaagaaaaactgaG GAATCACTGGCTGAAACTGAAAACTGTAAACGGAAGAAGTTGGATGGGGCAGAATTTGATGGTTCTACTGAAGAGCAGCAAG aaaatggtcagcacaaggTTGAGCGAATCAAATATCCAATTGATGATTTGTTAGTGAAGCCTAGTCCACATGATCCTGTTTTGGCTAATCGCCCTTCTCCATCAAGAGACTTCAATGTCCCCATGAACTGTGTAGGAAATCTCTTAATGGTTTGGGATTTTTGTACCACTTTTGGGAAAGTGTTGCACTTGTTGCCCTACTCTctagaagattttgaaaatgcaATCTGCCACAAGGACAGCAATATTGTTCTCCTTGTGGAGTCACATGCAGCTCTTTTTCGGGTTCTTATACAAGATGATAGTGAATACACTGAAGCAGTGAAAAACCGAAGGACGAAGTCCAAG ATTACAATGGTTAACTGGACAGAATATCTATGTCATTTTCTAGAAATGATCAATGTTCCTGAATTGCGGCAATGTGAAGCAACCATAAAACGGGGACATTATGGCCTTGTAGATATCAATGCTAAATTGGAAATCCTATATGAATTGGTCAATCGAGTGATTGAAACAACAATTTTTAGAGAGAAGTTGGGTGAGATTATTGAACAGCGGCATGTGCTTGGGGTGTCTAGGAGGGAAGAAGTGCTGGAAGATGCtaggaagagaaaaaaagaaaaagagacgTTGAAAGCTGAGATAGAGAGCAATGAAGTTGTGAATGGACATCACCTGAACAGTGAAAACGTCTCATCAAACAGTGATGATGATATACAGAATGGACACattggaaagaaaagaaatggagaGAGAGAATCATCTAGCGAAGACAATACAATTGGAAG TTTGATCAAACACTCGAATCCTGCTCCAAAGAACATGCCTACGAATCCTGCTCCAAAGAACATGCCTAAGTCTAAGAAGCCAAATTCAGAGCCGAAACAACCAacagaaaatggaaaagaaTTACCAAAGCAATTTAAGAGTGATAAGGATTCACCAGAGAAGAATAGTAAAGAACAGAGG AAAGAATATTTTGAACGGGAGATGGAGAAGCGGCCTATTCGTAGAAGCCCATTAGGTAAGGACAGAAATTATAATAGGTATTGGTGGTTTCGCCGTGATGGAAGGATATTTGTTGAAAACTCTGACTCGAAGGAGTGGGGATACTACAGCAGTAAGGAAGAG CTTGATGCATTTATGGGTTCACTGAACTGCAAGGGTGAGCGCGAAAGGGCACTGCGAAATCAACTGGAAAAATATTATAGTAGAGTATG TTCTGAACTCCAGAAAAGATCGAAGGATTTGATGCACAGGATTGCAGCGGACGAGTCTGTCCTTCGAAGGTCCACTCGAGTTCGAGCCCCTCCCAGGCAAAACCCTGCACATGCTTTCCTCAATTATGTTAACAAGTGGAAAGTAGATTAG